The Candidatus Methanoperedens sp. genome includes a region encoding these proteins:
- a CDS encoding proteasome assembly chaperone family protein — protein MALDPAEQQFVKIINEPLKSKNPLVIAGFPGIGLVGNITCQHIIEELEMKYVGSVDSRYFPPLAVLFNGIITLPVRIYESAKNNIVVLISDIPIHPTASYDISKALIDWMQSIKARSILSIAGIATTTGERRVFGGATSAEMLEKIKDKTEIFQVGTISGISGSIMTECFLRNLPAVSLLGETPGPNPDPRAAVEVLKVINKIFDLSIDTEKLLSQAEQIELELSKLAEQVKTSETPSLPKKEFPMYG, from the coding sequence ATGGCATTGGACCCGGCAGAACAGCAATTCGTTAAAATCATAAATGAGCCTCTGAAATCAAAGAATCCATTGGTCATTGCAGGTTTTCCGGGAATCGGTCTCGTGGGGAACATAACCTGCCAGCACATTATCGAAGAGCTTGAGATGAAATACGTTGGCTCTGTCGATTCCAGGTACTTCCCGCCTCTTGCAGTGCTTTTTAATGGGATCATCACACTGCCTGTGCGGATATACGAGTCAGCAAAAAATAATATCGTTGTCCTGATCTCCGATATTCCCATACACCCCACAGCTTCATATGACATCAGTAAAGCGCTTATCGACTGGATGCAATCAATTAAGGCAAGAAGCATTCTTTCGATTGCCGGGATAGCCACCACGACAGGTGAGAGACGGGTTTTCGGCGGGGCAACAAGCGCCGAGATGCTTGAAAAGATCAAGGACAAGACCGAAATATTCCAGGTGGGCACCATTTCAGGCATTTCTGGCAGCATAATGACGGAATGTTTCCTGCGAAACCTTCCTGCCGTGAGCCTGCTGGGAGAGACCCCGGGACCAAACCCGGATCCAAGGGCGGCGGTGGAGGTCCTGAAAGTTATTAACAAAATTTTCGATTTATCTATCGATACTGAAAAGTTGTTGAGCCAGGCAGAACAAATAGAGCTTGAACTTTCCAAACTCGCTGAACAGGTCAAGACCTCTGAAACGCCTTCGCTCCCCAAGAAAGAGTTCCCTATGTACGGGTGA
- the rpsB gene encoding 30S ribosomal protein S2, which produces MEDVIDFKQDVKQDTGYESIIPQDEYLTAGIHIGTQQKTKEMMRFVYRVRTDGLYVLDIQATDQRIRLAAKMLAKYDPQRILIVSARQYGHYPSEMFAKAVGTKVITGRFIPGSLTNPKLHIYIEPDILIVTDPSGDMQAVNEAVNVGIPVIALCDTNNSTSNVELVIPTNNKGRKALALIYWLLAKKTLEERGDTMNYTVADFEAEL; this is translated from the coding sequence ATGGAAGACGTTATCGATTTTAAACAGGATGTTAAACAGGATACGGGTTATGAGTCAATAATTCCCCAGGATGAGTATCTCACCGCAGGAATTCATATCGGCACGCAGCAGAAGACAAAAGAAATGATGCGTTTTGTGTATCGCGTGAGGACGGATGGTTTATATGTGCTTGATATACAGGCAACAGACCAGAGAATAAGGCTTGCTGCAAAAATGCTTGCAAAATACGACCCGCAAAGAATACTGATCGTGTCGGCCAGGCAATATGGCCACTATCCGTCGGAAATGTTCGCGAAGGCGGTTGGCACAAAAGTCATCACAGGAAGGTTTATTCCTGGAAGTTTGACAAACCCGAAACTACATATATACATAGAGCCAGATATTCTCATAGTCACAGACCCGAGCGGGGATATGCAGGCTGTCAATGAAGCGGTCAATGTGGGTATACCGGTCATAGCCCTTTGCGACACCAATAACTCCACATCCAACGTGGAACTTGTCATACCGACCAACAATAAAGGAAGGAAAGCCCTGGCCCTGATCTACTGGCTGCTTGCAAAAAAGACGCTGGAAGAGAGAGGAGATACGATGAATTACACGGTGGCAGATTTCGAGGCTGAATTATAA
- a CDS encoding MEMO1 family protein — translation MRNPAVSGQFYPGSKNDLNGNLSRCFAGLPSLERAVLGAVVPHAGYIYSGNTAAYVYSALPKADTFVLLGPNHTGYGSPVAVSGETWSTPLGEVKSDADFIKALPKKIIDIDETAHRHEHSIEVQLPFLQYRFSDFKIVPICMGMQDEETALDVGMELAEAIRNVAGKVVIIASSDFTHYRPDKIARENDRYFIESILNLDIPGFYGRLFERNATVCGYGPIAAMLAATKNLGAKKATLLKYSTSGDTTGDASAVVGYAGIIVE, via the coding sequence ATGAGAAATCCGGCTGTTTCCGGGCAGTTCTATCCGGGCAGTAAAAACGACTTGAATGGGAACCTCAGCAGATGCTTTGCCGGATTACCATCTCTTGAAAGAGCGGTTCTCGGGGCAGTTGTACCCCATGCGGGTTACATATACTCGGGAAATACGGCTGCCTACGTGTATTCTGCGCTTCCGAAAGCCGATACTTTTGTCCTTCTGGGGCCAAACCATACAGGATACGGCTCACCTGTAGCGGTTTCGGGTGAAACCTGGAGCACTCCCCTGGGTGAAGTAAAATCCGATGCAGATTTCATCAAGGCCCTTCCTAAAAAGATAATAGACATCGATGAGACTGCTCACAGGCATGAGCATTCGATCGAAGTACAGCTACCTTTCCTTCAATACCGGTTCTCCGATTTCAAGATAGTCCCCATCTGCATGGGAATGCAGGATGAGGAGACTGCGCTTGATGTAGGCATGGAACTTGCTGAAGCGATACGCAACGTCGCCGGGAAAGTCGTGATAATTGCGTCAAGCGACTTCACGCACTATAGACCCGATAAAATAGCCCGGGAAAACGACAGATATTTTATCGAATCCATTCTGAACCTGGACATACCGGGTTTTTACGGAAGACTGTTCGAACGCAATGCCACTGTTTGCGGATATGGTCCGATCGCAGCAATGCTTGCTGCTACAAAGAACCTGGGGGCGAAGAAAGCCACGTTGCTAAAATACAGTACCAGCGGCGATACAACAGGGGATGCATCCGCTGTCGTAGGATATGCGGGAATAATCGTGGAATAA
- a CDS encoding 50S ribosomal protein L18e: MKNNYKTNIQLLGLISGLKKQSRDNEVPLWRDIAVRLEGPTRNQRAVNLSRINRYTKEKDLILVPGKVLGAGELDHQITVAALGFSGGARNKITAAGGSCLTIEELMAKNPEGSRVKIMG; this comes from the coding sequence ATGAAAAATAATTACAAGACGAACATACAACTATTAGGCCTGATATCAGGCCTGAAAAAGCAGTCCAGGGATAATGAAGTACCTCTCTGGCGCGACATTGCTGTGCGGCTTGAAGGCCCGACACGCAATCAGAGAGCAGTCAACCTCAGCAGGATCAACAGGTATACGAAAGAAAAGGATCTCATACTTGTCCCCGGAAAAGTCCTGGGAGCGGGAGAACTGGATCACCAGATAACAGTTGCAGCGTTGGGTTTCAGCGGGGGCGCAAGGAACAAGATAACGGCTGCAGGCGGGTCCTGTCTTACCATCGAAGAGCTTATGGCAAAGAACCCGGAAGGTTCCAGAGTAAAGATAATGGGGTGA
- a CDS encoding 50S ribosomal protein L13: protein MVVIDAKNLILGRMASNVAKRLLNGEEINIINAEKAIISGIKDTTFERYKKYAARGSREFGPRFPRRPEQIVARTIRGMIPHTKMTGRDAYNRLRVYIGVPPELAKEQATTIENASITRLSTSNYTVLGDLSRRLGSKF, encoded by the coding sequence ATGGTAGTAATTGACGCAAAAAATCTTATTCTGGGAAGAATGGCAAGTAATGTTGCCAAGCGATTGCTAAACGGCGAAGAGATCAATATCATCAATGCGGAGAAAGCGATAATTTCAGGCATTAAGGACACTACATTCGAGCGGTACAAAAAATACGCCGCACGCGGATCACGTGAATTCGGGCCGCGTTTCCCGCGAAGACCTGAACAGATAGTGGCAAGAACAATACGCGGGATGATCCCCCACACGAAAATGACCGGAAGGGATGCATATAACCGGCTGAGGGTTTATATCGGAGTACCTCCAGAACTCGCCAAAGAACAGGCGACCACTATAGAAAATGCAAGCATAACACGCCTCAGCACAAGTAATTACACTGTACTTGGCGACCTGAGCAGAAGATTAGGGTCAAAATTTTAG
- a CDS encoding DUF473 domain-containing protein produces the protein MKYIVLSGISPYVLRELEHNKVKTIEIRSPHNFLSAIETEAGDVIFLTSTSQEDVRPGTAGVIAKIREKQVSMHRMIQKTEEFYEEAEVQMARLQLEMKGTARVRRSECCELGEATVVDADEVLFFEGR, from the coding sequence ATGAAATATATCGTTCTGAGCGGAATATCCCCCTATGTCTTAAGGGAGCTTGAACATAATAAGGTAAAAACTATCGAGATCAGGAGTCCCCATAATTTTCTTTCCGCGATCGAGACGGAGGCAGGGGATGTGATCTTCCTGACATCGACAAGCCAGGAGGACGTGAGGCCGGGAACGGCCGGCGTGATCGCAAAGATACGCGAAAAACAGGTTTCAATGCACAGGATGATCCAGAAAACCGAGGAGTTCTATGAGGAGGCCGAGGTGCAGATGGCGCGCCTCCAGCTGGAGATGAAAGGAACTGCAAGGGTGCGCCGCTCCGAATGCTGTGAGCTGGGTGAAGCCACGGTGGTAGATGCCGATGAGGTTCTGTTCTTCGAAGGGAGATAA
- a CDS encoding 30S ribosomal protein S9, which translates to MKIVNSSGKRKTAIARATLREGKGRIRINNKPLEIVEPELVRLKMSEPLEFAGSVMPTVDIDVNVHGGGIFGQAGAVRTAIARGLVDWTNDTALRDALAQYDRSLLVNDTRYKLPKKFGGRGARKRRQKSYR; encoded by the coding sequence ATGAAAATCGTCAACTCATCAGGAAAAAGGAAAACCGCAATAGCCCGTGCAACCCTGCGGGAAGGCAAAGGGCGGATAAGAATCAATAATAAGCCGCTTGAGATCGTGGAGCCTGAACTTGTCAGGCTGAAGATGTCAGAGCCTCTTGAATTTGCAGGGAGCGTTATGCCGACTGTGGATATCGATGTCAATGTACACGGAGGCGGAATCTTCGGGCAGGCTGGCGCTGTGCGCACGGCCATCGCAAGAGGTCTTGTAGACTGGACCAATGATACGGCGCTCAGAGATGCATTGGCTCAGTATGATAGAAGTTTGCTCGTGAACGATACACGCTATAAACTGCCCAAGAAATTCGGCGGTCGAGGTGCCAGAAAGAGAAGACAGAAATCATACAGGTGA
- a CDS encoding DNA-directed RNA polymerase subunit K, translating to MIKVKYTRYELARIIGARALQISMGAPVLIDVDRKEPIDIAMLELEKGVIPITVKRTMKEEKKQKSSD from the coding sequence GTGATTAAGGTTAAGTATACACGCTATGAGCTTGCCAGGATTATAGGCGCTCGGGCGCTTCAGATCTCCATGGGCGCTCCTGTATTGATAGATGTGGACAGGAAAGAGCCTATAGATATTGCTATGCTGGAACTGGAGAAGGGAGTGATCCCGATTACGGTTAAAAGAACAATGAAAGAAGAGAAGAAACAGAAATCATCAGATTAA
- a CDS encoding DNA-directed RNA polymerase subunit N has translation MIPVRCFTCGKVISSVWDEYKKRIQTEEPGKVLDDLGIERYCCRRMLLTHVELVDLLAPYQ, from the coding sequence ATGATACCGGTACGATGCTTTACATGCGGGAAAGTCATATCAAGCGTATGGGATGAGTACAAGAAGCGAATCCAGACCGAAGAACCAGGCAAAGTACTCGATGACCTTGGAATCGAACGCTACTGCTGCAGGCGGATGCTGCTGACTCACGTTGAGCTGGTGGACCTGCTTGCACCGTACCAGTGA